ACTATTAATGGGAAAGCCGAATTAGTAGTACAAGATGCTGTATCTTATCAAAAATTACTAGATTTTATAGAGAAATTAGAAACTATTATTGGGATTCAAAAAGGATTAGAAGATATAGCAACAGGTGACACACAACCCCTAAATCAATTCATCGAAGAAATGCAGCATAAACATGGAATTTCAAGTTAAATTAACCCAGAATGCTAAACTAGAAATAGAATCTGCTTATCTTTGGTTAAAAAATCTTAACCCTAATTATGCTGATCAATGGTTTAGAGATTTAATGAATACTATTGCTACTTTGCAAGATAAGCCAAAACGTTTTGCTTTAGCTAGAGAAAACGATGATTTTCCTGAAGAAATTAGACAAATCATTTATGGGAAATCAAGGAATAAATACAGAATTATTTTCACCCTTCGAGAGGATATCGTTTATATTCTTTATCTTCGTCATAGCGCACAATCTTCAATTA
Above is a window of Planktothrix sp. FACHB-1365 DNA encoding:
- a CDS encoding type II toxin-antitoxin system Phd/YefM family antitoxin, which translates into the protein MINLNRDIQSLSTFKRNTNEMITQMKETGNPIVLTINGKAELVVQDAVSYQKLLDFIEKLETIIGIQKGLEDIATGDTQPLNQFIEEMQHKHGISS
- a CDS encoding type II toxin-antitoxin system RelE/ParE family toxin: MEFQVKLTQNAKLEIESAYLWLKNLNPNYADQWFRDLMNTIATLQDKPKRFALARENDDFPEEIRQIIYGKSRNKYRIIFTLREDIVYILYLRHSAQSSITFNPLDLE